In Candidatus Methanoperedens sp., one DNA window encodes the following:
- a CDS encoding DedA family protein gives MIAELLSDYITAFISSIGYWGVFILMMLESAALPVPSEVVMPFAGYLSYLGTFNLVLISFVGAAGCAAGSVLSYLVGLKGGRPFLERYGKYFFFEHKYLDLAEKWFYRYGDKAVFFSRLLPVIRTFISFPAGIGKYNFKKLVAFSFIGSLPWCFALAYAGYRLGPYWKDIIKFFNGLDIVIIVAFVILAVYFWKFKKSLISD, from the coding sequence ATGATCGCTGAACTGTTATCTGATTATATCACGGCATTTATCTCTTCGATCGGGTACTGGGGCGTGTTTATCCTCATGATGCTTGAGAGTGCGGCATTGCCTGTGCCTTCCGAAGTGGTGATGCCTTTTGCCGGTTACCTTTCATACCTTGGTACATTCAATCTGGTCCTCATAAGTTTTGTGGGAGCCGCGGGCTGTGCTGCAGGTTCTGTGCTTTCCTATCTCGTGGGATTGAAAGGAGGCAGACCATTTCTTGAAAGATATGGAAAATATTTTTTCTTTGAGCATAAATACTTGGATCTTGCAGAAAAATGGTTCTATAGGTACGGCGACAAAGCGGTTTTTTTCTCGCGGCTCTTACCCGTGATACGCACTTTCATATCTTTTCCTGCCGGCATCGGGAAATATAATTTCAAGAAGCTTGTCGCATTCAGCTTTATCGGCTCCCTGCCCTGGTGTTTTGCGCTGGCGTATGCAGGCTACAGGCTTGGCCCCTACTGGAAAGACATCATAAAATTTTTCAACGGTCTGGATATCGTTATAATCGTGGCTTTTGTTATATTGGCGGTCTATTTCTGGAAGTTCAAGAAATCGCTGATTTCTGATTAA
- the mutL gene encoding DNA mismatch repair endonuclease MutL produces the protein MGKIHILDEATINKIAAGEVIERPASVVKELVENSIDAGATDIRIDVMKGGKKMIRVSDNGCGMSRDDAALSFVKHSTSKIQKIDDLENVMTMGFRGEALSSMTAVAKVEIITKTKEELAGTKISIHGGKLIGINDTGAAEGTVVTVEELFYNTPARRKYMKSDSTELAHIIEVVTKNALGHNDISFTLLHNGNEILRSPASELYDTIIHIYGQEAARSMLPVDSSSRFARVTGFVSKPAVTRGSIDHQSFFINNRSVSSRAISYALRDGYGTLIPKGRFPMAVLKISVDTGEVDVNVHPAKNQVRLSHEREIAEAVTEAVRCALSNQNLIPDGNIATAQTSFYEIPPEIRTAVRETDSGFRVPSRDTEKRLRQTERNTFEEDIKAGEMPKVKVLGQVDAVYVIAETKDGLMIIDQHAAHERVLFEQVRDSKRADSQELIVPINLELDSREKVLMKECIPFLEEFGFRISEFGPDAFAVTAVPDVLGRLEDPSLIHDIISDILSEGKIKGETGFFERVTKSMACRGAIKAGASCSTEQMENLIKQLFSTENPYTCPHGRPTMVSFGRQELDKMFKRI, from the coding sequence ATGGGAAAAATCCACATCCTCGATGAAGCCACAATAAATAAGATAGCAGCCGGGGAAGTAATAGAGCGACCGGCATCGGTTGTCAAAGAGCTCGTCGAAAATTCAATAGACGCGGGGGCTACAGATATCAGGATCGATGTGATGAAAGGGGGAAAGAAAATGATACGCGTCAGCGACAACGGATGCGGGATGAGCAGGGATGATGCTGCACTCTCTTTCGTTAAACATTCCACGAGCAAGATACAGAAAATTGACGATCTTGAAAATGTGATGACAATGGGATTTCGGGGGGAAGCGCTATCCTCCATGACAGCGGTGGCAAAAGTGGAAATTATCACGAAAACAAAAGAGGAACTGGCAGGCACAAAGATCAGCATTCACGGAGGGAAACTGATAGGAATAAACGATACAGGTGCGGCCGAAGGCACGGTTGTAACTGTCGAAGAACTTTTTTACAATACACCGGCCAGGAGAAAATATATGAAATCGGACAGCACAGAACTTGCCCATATAATCGAGGTTGTAACGAAAAATGCACTTGGTCACAACGATATCTCTTTTACGCTTCTCCATAACGGGAATGAAATACTGCGCTCGCCGGCCTCAGAGCTCTATGATACCATAATTCATATCTACGGCCAGGAAGCCGCAAGATCGATGCTTCCTGTAGATTCAAGCTCCAGGTTTGCCAGGGTGACGGGTTTTGTATCAAAACCTGCTGTCACGCGGGGAAGCATCGATCATCAATCTTTTTTCATCAATAACAGGAGCGTGAGTTCAAGGGCGATAAGCTATGCGCTTCGGGATGGATATGGAACACTTATTCCAAAAGGACGCTTTCCAATGGCGGTCCTTAAAATATCCGTGGATACGGGAGAAGTGGATGTCAATGTGCATCCAGCAAAGAACCAGGTTCGCCTGAGCCATGAAAGGGAGATCGCGGAGGCCGTGACAGAAGCCGTAAGGTGCGCTCTTTCAAACCAGAACCTCATTCCCGATGGGAATATCGCGACAGCACAGACTTCATTTTATGAGATCCCCCCGGAAATCCGGACGGCTGTCAGAGAAACTGATTCAGGATTCAGAGTACCCTCAAGAGATACGGAAAAAAGGCTTCGACAAACCGAGCGGAATACATTCGAAGAAGATATCAAGGCAGGCGAGATGCCGAAAGTTAAGGTTCTCGGACAGGTTGACGCTGTTTATGTTATCGCAGAAACAAAAGACGGATTAATGATAATCGATCAGCATGCTGCCCATGAGCGAGTACTTTTTGAACAGGTTAGGGACTCCAAGCGCGCCGATTCTCAGGAGCTTATTGTTCCCATTAATCTGGAACTGGATTCCAGGGAGAAGGTACTGATGAAAGAATGCATTCCTTTCCTTGAGGAATTCGGTTTCAGGATTTCGGAGTTCGGGCCTGATGCATTTGCCGTCACTGCTGTCCCGGATGTTCTTGGAAGGCTTGAGGACCCTTCCCTGATACATGACATAATATCCGATATACTTTCTGAAGGAAAAATAAAAGGCGAAACCGGGTTTTTTGAACGTGTCACGAAAAGTATGGCATGCAGGGGCGCTATTAAGGCAGGTGCATCATGTTCTACCGAACAGATGGAGAACCTTATCAAGCAGCTTTTTTCCACGGAGAACCCCTATACATGCCCGCACGGAAGGCCCACAATGGTGTCCTTTGGCAGGCAGGAACTGGATAAGATGTTCAAAAGAATCTGA
- a CDS encoding RNA 2'-phosphotransferase, producing MIKKCPNHGYFRGDVCHCGEVGTLMLDDGQTERLGRFISGALRHFPDDLGLAMNQHGWVDVDVLCDAMRTRYKWSNKEKLYSIIESDEKGRYEILGRKIRARYGHSVDVDLDYTENALPKLYYGASREEVDILLEKGIKPMKQRYVHLSTSIDKALEVARIHTDDPVMIIINAKEAQENGVSMLSATENIVLSEEIPPQFLSLNQD from the coding sequence ATGATTAAAAAATGCCCGAATCATGGATATTTCAGGGGAGATGTATGCCACTGCGGCGAGGTCGGAACCCTCATGCTGGATGACGGACAGACCGAGCGACTGGGGCGGTTCATCTCCGGGGCACTCAGGCATTTCCCCGACGACCTGGGGCTCGCTATGAACCAGCACGGGTGGGTGGATGTGGACGTGCTTTGTGACGCCATGCGGACGCGTTACAAATGGTCCAACAAGGAAAAACTTTATTCGATAATCGAATCTGATGAAAAGGGGAGATACGAAATATTGGGAAGGAAGATCAGGGCAAGGTACGGCCACTCGGTTGATGTTGACCTTGATTACACTGAAAACGCGCTGCCCAAACTTTATTATGGGGCAAGCCGCGAGGAAGTCGATATTCTGCTTGAAAAAGGGATAAAGCCGATGAAACAGAGATATGTCCATCTCAGTACATCGATCGATAAAGCTCTGGAAGTGGCAAGGATCCACACAGATGACCCGGTAATGATTATAATCAATGCGAAAGAGGCGCAGGAAAATGGGGTTTCAATGCTGTCAGCTACGGAAAATATTGTGCTTTCAGAGGAGATACCGCCCCAGTTTCTAAGTTTAAACCAGGACTGA
- a CDS encoding Glu/Leu/Phe/Val dehydrogenase, translating to MEITYNVFEVIDDIGPEKTIFLYEPKTQLEAIVIIDNVAAGPAIGGVRMAPDVTATEVRRLSRAMTYKNAMANLPHGGGKSGIIADLKTVDKEKVVRTFARAIKDLEDYIPGPDMGTDETSMAYIHDEIHRSVGLPRELGGIPLDEIGTTGYGVALCTEMAKDYINLDLNGARLTIEGFGNVGKPTARNLAQKGVKLIGVSDSKGTIYDPKGLNVEELIRIKDSTGSVINYRKGEVLKTTDLVTISTDIFVPAARPDVITEANADVLEAKLVIEGANIPITENAERMLHDRGILVVPDFVANAGGVITASVEYHGGTETQAFERIRSTIPKNTREILDKVYGEKVYPRDAALAIAKQRVQRAMKYRE from the coding sequence ATGGAAATAACTTATAATGTGTTCGAAGTCATAGATGATATCGGCCCTGAGAAGACCATTTTTTTATATGAGCCAAAAACGCAGCTGGAAGCTATTGTCATTATCGATAATGTGGCAGCTGGCCCTGCTATCGGCGGGGTGCGCATGGCGCCCGATGTTACGGCAACTGAAGTACGAAGGCTTTCACGCGCAATGACGTACAAGAACGCAATGGCAAACCTTCCTCATGGGGGTGGAAAATCGGGGATAATAGCCGATCTAAAAACCGTGGATAAGGAGAAGGTGGTCAGGACATTTGCCCGCGCTATCAAAGATCTAGAGGATTACATCCCAGGGCCTGATATGGGTACTGACGAAACCAGCATGGCGTATATCCACGATGAAATCCACCGCTCGGTGGGACTTCCAAGAGAGCTTGGCGGGATACCGCTCGATGAGATCGGCACCACTGGATATGGGGTGGCGCTATGTACAGAAATGGCAAAGGATTACATCAACCTTGACCTCAATGGAGCGCGCCTGACCATTGAGGGTTTTGGAAATGTGGGAAAACCCACAGCTCGAAACCTTGCACAGAAGGGAGTAAAACTGATTGGCGTAAGCGATTCAAAAGGTACGATTTACGACCCCAAAGGACTGAATGTCGAAGAATTGATAAGGATCAAGGATTCAACCGGCTCTGTAATAAATTACAGAAAAGGGGAAGTATTGAAAACTACTGACCTCGTTACCATAAGCACCGATATCTTTGTCCCGGCGGCGAGACCTGATGTAATAACTGAAGCCAATGCCGATGTATTGGAAGCAAAATTAGTGATCGAAGGGGCCAATATCCCAATTACGGAAAATGCTGAGAGGATGCTTCATGACAGGGGCATCCTTGTCGTGCCAGATTTCGTGGCTAATGCAGGCGGGGTTATTACTGCGTCTGTCGAATATCACGGCGGGACTGAGACGCAGGCATTTGAAAGGATAAGGAGCACCATTCCAAAGAACACAAGAGAGATCCTGGACAAAGTCTATGGGGAAAAAGTATATCCACGCGATGCTGCGCTTGCCATAGCAAAACAAAGGGTTCAGCGAGCAATGAAATACAGGGAGTGA
- a CDS encoding CoA-binding protein, translated as MNIEMLSSIFEPSSIAVIGASSNINKWGGRILKNLAENFKGPVYPVNLNEEKVQGLPSYRSILDIPGEVGMAVVVVPVQHVISVAEECGKKGVKGLVVITAGFAETGSEGKELEGKLVSVINDYGMRMIGPNSLGIVNEPMRLNASIIGRLPRPGPISFITQSGTLGLALAEWTIDMGLGLCKIISTGNKANVDDIDLIEYLDNDPSTGVIAMYIEGINRGKDFMEAARRIRKPIIAIKTGRSKRGSKAVFSHTGSIAGSDEIFSAAFRQAGILRVDTIDEVFDAALAFSCQPLPRGNNVAIVSNGGGAAIVATDECEKHGINIADLTEETKERIKKAIPEFASSSNPIDTAGTSTYEVYTDVIKALLLDPNVDALIVIYVHTQMSNAMPPAEAVVELKRKSPKPVISCWMGGAGTEEGVDILKSGCLPNYSVPERAVKALACLIKHKEFIDTVKTDSSGQG; from the coding sequence GTGAACATAGAAATGCTCTCCTCGATATTTGAGCCCTCTTCAATAGCGGTGATTGGCGCATCCAGTAATATCAATAAATGGGGGGGGAGGATACTGAAAAACCTGGCCGAGAATTTCAAAGGTCCGGTGTATCCTGTGAATCTTAACGAAGAGAAAGTGCAGGGCTTGCCATCGTATCGCTCTATTCTCGACATACCCGGTGAAGTCGGGATGGCGGTGGTTGTGGTGCCTGTCCAACATGTTATCAGTGTAGCGGAAGAGTGCGGGAAGAAAGGCGTTAAAGGGCTTGTTGTCATAACTGCAGGATTCGCGGAGACGGGAAGTGAAGGTAAGGAACTTGAAGGAAAGCTCGTGTCTGTAATAAATGATTATGGCATGAGGATGATAGGACCGAATTCGCTTGGAATCGTCAACGAGCCAATGCGCCTGAATGCAAGCATTATAGGCAGGCTGCCGCGTCCCGGTCCCATCTCTTTCATCACCCAGAGCGGAACGCTGGGCCTAGCACTTGCAGAATGGACTATCGATATGGGACTTGGGCTCTGCAAGATAATCAGCACGGGCAACAAGGCTAATGTTGATGATATCGACCTGATCGAATACCTGGATAATGATCCCTCCACTGGTGTAATAGCGATGTACATAGAGGGGATCAATCGCGGAAAGGATTTCATGGAAGCTGCCCGGCGCATAAGAAAACCCATAATCGCGATCAAGACAGGAAGATCAAAAAGGGGTTCAAAGGCCGTCTTTTCGCATACAGGTTCGATCGCGGGTTCGGATGAGATTTTCTCTGCTGCATTCAGGCAGGCAGGGATACTGCGGGTCGATACCATAGATGAGGTATTCGATGCAGCACTCGCATTCTCATGCCAGCCTCTTCCCAGAGGAAATAACGTAGCTATTGTTTCAAATGGTGGAGGCGCTGCTATCGTGGCTACGGATGAGTGCGAAAAGCATGGGATAAATATCGCCGACCTGACCGAAGAGACGAAAGAGCGAATAAAAAAAGCCATACCTGAATTTGCTTCCAGCTCAAATCCGATCGATACAGCAGGCACGTCCACATATGAGGTTTATACTGATGTCATAAAAGCGCTTCTCCTTGATCCTAATGTAGATGCCCTTATCGTTATTTATGTCCATACCCAGATGTCAAATGCAATGCCTCCGGCCGAGGCTGTGGTTGAGTTGAAGCGGAAATCCCCAAAACCGGTGATCTCATGCTGGATGGGTGGAGCGGGTACGGAGGAAGGGGTGGATATCCTGAAGAGCGGATGCCTGCCCAACTATTCTGTGCCTGAAAGAGCAGTGAAGGCACTTGCATGCCTTATCAAACATAAAGAATTCATTGATACAGTAAAAACCGATTCCTCAGGGCAGGGATAG
- a CDS encoding acetate--CoA ligase family protein, giving the protein MKILTENDAKKLLAKYGIPVTEGSIARSPEEALKIAARIGAPVAMKISSPDIPHKTDVGGVELNVKAEEVKAAYSGILERVRKTVPDANIEGILVQQMAPPGHEIIVGLKKDAQFGHALMFGLGGIFVEVYRDVSFRVVPIGKKEAFAMISEIKGYPILKGIRGKKPADIDSIARVLISVSALAEKERIIELDINPLMVDENGAVAVDARAMIENIGGGNEAAQTEKGKLRVD; this is encoded by the coding sequence ATGAAAATTCTCACCGAGAACGACGCAAAAAAACTTCTTGCAAAATATGGGATTCCCGTGACTGAAGGGAGTATTGCAAGGAGTCCGGAAGAAGCTCTTAAGATCGCAGCCCGGATAGGCGCGCCTGTAGCCATGAAAATCTCATCGCCAGATATTCCCCACAAAACCGATGTAGGCGGTGTGGAGTTGAATGTAAAGGCAGAGGAAGTGAAGGCTGCATATTCAGGGATCCTGGAGCGTGTAAGGAAGACGGTTCCAGATGCAAATATCGAGGGAATACTGGTGCAGCAGATGGCGCCGCCGGGCCATGAGATCATTGTAGGGCTGAAGAAGGATGCTCAGTTCGGCCATGCCCTGATGTTCGGGCTTGGTGGTATTTTCGTTGAGGTATACAGGGATGTTTCTTTCAGGGTGGTTCCTATCGGAAAAAAAGAAGCCTTTGCGATGATCTCCGAGATTAAAGGCTACCCGATACTGAAAGGGATCAGGGGGAAGAAACCTGCAGATATAGACTCGATCGCTCGTGTGCTTATTTCGGTCTCGGCTCTGGCTGAAAAGGAAAGGATAATCGAGCTTGATATCAATCCTCTCATGGTGGATGAGAATGGAGCGGTTGCTGTGGATGCCAGGGCAATGATAGAAAATATTGGTGGGGGAAATGAAGCGGCACAGACGGAAAAAGGAAAGTTACGTGTAGATTAA
- a CDS encoding Fic family protein encodes MATPGKYDILIYLHFNQPVTFNTLENILRGNILFEDLNTQILYRHLRELIDGELVLKIPLSAKRGYEYSLNLENDSLINHLSFLIWCRKEGIDYNRLLAPRTETLIFNILKFEKISHENLLQSSKMSAKTLRKHIRALIDNRFIHTIQQKPMVFEFLLNDVTLWYLTMKGLPVPDMESKCKDSISNMDANRDITGSREIMDKLIKLHIYSSTVTEGNTASNEDVERIINDLPTNLTPKEIIEIKNTKDALDHIIEVYEDTDLNIDLIKTTHQILMRGLIKEAGLFFASSSKRIVGSKLKLPSTNKEIEYLMRSLISYYNLNKNHIHPLILGSIFHFLFVSIHPFKDGNGRAARLIHSFILLKNGYPIFAFNPEKKYEYFNYLEKGRESDVSDFIRFIIDEHRKILPER; translated from the coding sequence ATGGCCACACCCGGCAAATATGATATACTGATTTACTTGCATTTCAACCAGCCAGTTACATTTAACACTCTTGAAAATATTCTCCGGGGAAACATACTGTTTGAAGACCTGAACACCCAGATATTGTACAGGCATTTGAGGGAATTGATAGATGGTGAGCTTGTATTGAAAATACCCTTATCTGCTAAAAGAGGTTACGAATACTCCCTGAATCTTGAAAACGATTCACTCATCAATCACCTTTCCTTCCTTATCTGGTGCAGGAAAGAAGGTATTGACTACAATAGGCTCCTGGCTCCCAGAACAGAAACTCTAATCTTTAATATCCTGAAATTTGAAAAAATATCCCATGAGAATCTTTTACAGAGTTCAAAAATGTCAGCAAAAACCCTCAGGAAGCATATAAGGGCTCTTATCGATAACCGGTTCATTCACACAATCCAACAAAAACCGATGGTTTTCGAGTTCCTTCTAAATGATGTAACGCTGTGGTATCTGACAATGAAAGGTCTGCCAGTTCCGGATATGGAAAGCAAATGCAAAGATTCTATCTCCAATATGGACGCCAATAGAGATATTACCGGATCAAGGGAGATTATGGATAAACTCATAAAACTGCACATTTACTCTTCCACAGTCACAGAAGGAAATACTGCCTCCAATGAAGATGTTGAACGCATCATAAATGACCTTCCCACCAACCTTACACCAAAGGAAATAATCGAGATTAAAAACACAAAAGATGCTCTGGATCATATAATAGAAGTGTATGAAGATACGGACTTGAATATTGACCTTATTAAAACCACTCATCAGATACTGATGCGCGGATTGATAAAAGAAGCAGGATTGTTCTTTGCGTCTTCATCAAAACGAATTGTAGGTTCTAAATTGAAATTACCATCGACCAACAAAGAGATTGAATATTTGATGAGGTCGCTCATAAGTTATTATAATCTTAACAAAAACCACATTCATCCTCTCATACTTGGTTCGATATTCCACTTTCTTTTTGTTTCTATCCATCCATTCAAAGACGGTAACGGCAGAGCGGCACGACTTATTCATTCTTTCATACTGCTAAAGAATGGATACCCTATCTTTGCTTTTAACCCTGAAAAAAAATACGAGTATTTCAACTATCTTGAGAAAGGAAGGGAGTCGGATGTAAGTGATTTTATCAGGTTCATAATAGATGAACACAGGAAAATACTGCCTGAAAGGTAA
- the cooS gene encoding anaerobic carbon-monoxide dehydrogenase catalytic subunit: MGPVSAHRSIIELHNILNKDKVTNTFDRAEAQGKRCSFCEQGISCQLCSNGPCRIKPGAERGVCGIDADGMAMRNLMFLNTMGTATYTFHAKEVAKTLKATALGKTPFQIKDEAKLRGLAGKLGIKTDKVGTKEIAISVADAMITAINSDSDSELSNVLLFAPKSRIELWRKLGILPGGPLHEVMDSVCSTMTNIDGDYVSLAKKALRLGISCIYGSQIPLEMGQDILFGTPQPHAVNVDLGIIDPAYVNVAANGHEPFIGAALIKAAHEAKNQENAKKAGAKGLHIIGSIETGQELVQRFEIDDVFVGMTGNWLSIEPALATGGIDVFAMDMNCSPPAMGVYQEKYNTSLISVSKLVNVPGMKDHIVYKPEDSAAQAQKLIDIAIENFKKRKGKATNPSRIKQNAVIGFSAEACLGALGGTLDPLLDVIKKGTLKGVVALVSCTTLRDSGQDVNTLKMARELIKRDILVISAGCGNAALQVGGLTTLEAKQEAGPGLKAVCELLKIPPVLSFGTCTDTGRIISLVTAVSDALGVDPSELPVAVTAPEYMEQKATIDAIFALAFGLYTHVAPMPPVAGAPRLVKLLTSDLEGITGGKIAVETDMVDAANGIEAHIMKKRMALGLPA, encoded by the coding sequence ATGGGACCGGTTAGCGCACATAGATCAATAATAGAATTGCACAATATATTGAACAAAGACAAAGTAACGAACACTTTTGATAGAGCAGAAGCCCAGGGAAAACGCTGCTCTTTCTGCGAGCAGGGGATAAGCTGCCAGCTTTGCAGCAACGGCCCGTGCAGGATTAAACCGGGCGCAGAGAGGGGGGTTTGCGGCATAGATGCAGATGGTATGGCTATGAGGAACCTTATGTTCCTGAATACCATGGGAACAGCAACATATACATTCCATGCAAAGGAAGTTGCAAAAACACTCAAAGCAACAGCATTGGGAAAAACACCTTTCCAGATCAAGGATGAAGCAAAGCTTCGTGGTCTTGCCGGGAAGCTTGGGATAAAAACTGATAAGGTGGGTACCAAAGAAATTGCAATTTCAGTAGCAGATGCAATGATCACTGCAATAAACTCTGATTCAGACAGCGAGCTTTCCAATGTTCTTCTCTTTGCCCCAAAGTCAAGGATAGAACTATGGAGAAAGCTTGGCATCCTTCCGGGAGGACCGCTTCACGAAGTAATGGATTCCGTATGCAGCACAATGACAAATATCGACGGGGATTATGTTTCACTTGCAAAGAAGGCTTTGCGCCTCGGTATTTCCTGCATATACGGCTCTCAGATACCGCTTGAGATGGGACAGGACATACTTTTCGGGACTCCCCAGCCCCATGCGGTCAATGTGGACCTCGGGATCATAGACCCCGCCTACGTTAATGTCGCCGCCAACGGTCATGAACCCTTTATCGGAGCAGCTCTCATCAAAGCTGCCCATGAGGCAAAGAACCAGGAAAATGCAAAGAAGGCGGGCGCTAAAGGCCTGCATATCATTGGTTCTATCGAGACTGGCCAGGAACTTGTGCAGAGATTCGAGATAGACGATGTATTCGTGGGCATGACCGGTAACTGGTTATCGATCGAGCCAGCGCTTGCAACAGGCGGCATCGATGTTTTTGCCATGGACATGAACTGCTCGCCTCCGGCAATGGGAGTGTATCAGGAAAAATACAACACCTCCCTTATTTCAGTCTCAAAACTCGTCAATGTTCCGGGAATGAAAGACCATATTGTATATAAACCGGAAGATTCAGCTGCTCAGGCGCAAAAACTCATAGATATCGCTATTGAGAATTTCAAGAAGAGAAAAGGAAAAGCCACAAACCCGTCAAGAATTAAGCAGAACGCTGTGATCGGGTTCTCGGCGGAAGCATGCCTCGGGGCGCTTGGCGGCACTCTTGACCCGCTTCTGGACGTAATAAAAAAGGGAACTTTGAAAGGTGTTGTGGCTCTTGTGAGCTGTACAACGCTGCGAGATAGCGGTCAGGATGTAAATACACTTAAAATGGCACGCGAACTTATCAAACGGGATATACTGGTCATCAGCGCAGGATGCGGGAATGCTGCCCTTCAGGTGGGAGGACTTACCACGCTTGAGGCAAAGCAGGAAGCAGGTCCTGGTCTAAAGGCGGTATGTGAATTGCTCAAGATCCCGCCAGTGCTGAGCTTTGGCACTTGCACGGATACCGGAAGAATTATTTCGCTTGTTACGGCAGTGTCTGATGCTCTCGGCGTTGACCCGTCTGAATTGCCTGTTGCAGTGACAGCTCCTGAGTACATGGAACAGAAGGCAACGATCGATGCGATATTCGCGCTGGCTTTTGGCCTGTATACACATGTGGCGCCTATGCCGCCGGTGGCAGGAGCTCCCCGTCTTGTGAAACTCTTAACTTCTGACCTCGAAGGGATAACAGGCGGGAAGATTGCCGTAGAGACGGACATGGTTGACGCGGCAAATGGCATAGAGGCCCATATCATGAAGAAACGGATGGCACTGGGGCTTCCAGCGTAA